The Symphalangus syndactylus isolate Jambi chromosome 3, NHGRI_mSymSyn1-v2.1_pri, whole genome shotgun sequence genome has a segment encoding these proteins:
- the TOR2A gene encoding prosalusin isoform X3, protein METRSAVPDWTVRGFPWRPPSGPAAERRAGLGGGERCVGSCRRWAWLLRSGARRELQFPGEAVGCPTPSSGLTRMAAATHCCWPWGSLLGLLGLVSAAAAAWDLASLRCNLGAFCECDFRPDLPGLECDLAQHLAGQHLAKALVVKALKAFVRDPAPTKPLVLSLHGWTGTGKSYVSSLLAHYLFQGGLRSPRVHHFSPVLHFPHPSHIERYKKDLKSWVQGNLTACGRSLFLFDEMDKMPPGLMEVLRPFLGSSWVVYGTNYRKAIFIFIRWLLKLRHHGRAPPRRSGALPPAPAAPRPALRAQRAGPAEPGAKGRGCPGCAGQHHLLP, encoded by the exons ATGGAAACGCGGTCCGCCGTCCCCGATTGGACGGTTCGCGGGTTCCCCTGGAGGCCACCTTCTGGTCCTGCTGCGGAACGACGGGCGGGCCTTGGAGGCGGGGAGAGGTGTGTCGGGAGTTGTAGGCGATGGGCGTGGCTTCTGCGGAGCGGTGCACGCCGGGAGTTGCAGTTCCCGGGCGAGGCAGTTGGCTGCCCCACACCGAGCTCGGGCCTCACCCGGATGGCGGCTGCGACGCACTGCTGTTGGCCCTGGGGCTCGCTCCTCGGGCTGCTCGGGCTGGTCTCGGCCGCGGCCGCCGCCTGGGACCTGGCTTCCCTGCGCTGCAACTTGGGCGCCTTTTGCGAATGCGACTTCCGGCCCGACTTGCCGG GTCTGGAGTGTGACCTGGCTCAGCACCTGGCCGGCCAGCATCTGGCCAAGGCGCTGGTGGTGAAGGCACTGAAGGCCTTTGTGCGGGACCCAGCCCCCACCAAGCCGCTGGTCCTCTCCCTGCACGGCTGGACCGGCACCGGCAAATCCTATGTCAGCTCCCTGCTGGCGCACTACCTCTTCCAGGGCGGCCTCCGCAGCCCCCGCGTGCACCACTTTTCTCCCGTCctccacttcccccaccccagccacatCGAGCGCTACAAG AAGGATCTTAAGAGCTGGGTCCAAGGGAACCTCACTGCCTGTGGCCGCTCCCTCTTCCTCTTCGATGAGATGGACAAGATGCCCCCAGGCCTGATGGAAGTCCTGCGGCCTTTCCTGGGCTCCTCCTGGGTTGTATACGGGACCAATTACCGCAAAgccatcttcatcttcatcag ATGGCTTCTCAAACTCAGGCATCATGGAAGAGCGCCTCCTAGACGCAGTGGTGCCCTTCCTCCCGCTCCAGCGGCACCACGTCCGGCACTGCGTGCTCAACGAGCTGGCCCAGCTGAGCCTGGAGCCAAGGGACGAGGTTGTCCAGGCTGTGCTGGACAGCACCACCTTCTTCCCTGA
- the TOR2A gene encoding prosalusin isoform X5, with amino-acid sequence MSAPCWRTTSSRAASAAPACTTFLPSSTSPTPATSSATRYHLWSTYVCQIICTVVLLEISPNLWLRKDLKSWVQGNLTACGRSLFLFDEMDKMPPGLMEVLRPFLGSSWVVYGTNYRKAIFIFISNTGGEQINQVALEAWRSRRDREEILLQELEPVISRAVLDNPHHGFSNSGIMEERLLDAVVPFLPLQRHHVRHCVLNELAQLSLEPRDEVVQAVLDSTTFFPEDEQLFSSNGCKTVASRIAFFL; translated from the exons ATGTCAGCTCCCTGCTGGCGCACTACCTCTTCCAGGGCGGCCTCCGCAGCCCCCGCGTGCACCACTTTTCTCCCGTCctccacttcccccaccccagccacatCGAGCGCTACAAG ATAtcatttatggagcacctatGTTTGTCAGATAATCTGCACTGTTGTCTTGCTGGAAATCAGCCCCAATCTGTGGCTCAGA AAGGATCTTAAGAGCTGGGTCCAAGGGAACCTCACTGCCTGTGGCCGCTCCCTCTTCCTCTTCGATGAGATGGACAAGATGCCCCCAGGCCTGATGGAAGTCCTGCGGCCTTTCCTGGGCTCCTCCTGGGTTGTATACGGGACCAATTACCGCAAAgccatcttcatcttcatcag CAACACGGGTGGCGAGCAGATCAACCAGGTGGCATTGGAGGCATGGCGCAGCCGGCGGGACCGCGAGGAGATCCTTCTGCAGGAGCTGGAGCCGGTCATCTCCCGCGCGGTGCTGGACAACCCGCACC ATGGCTTCTCAAACTCAGGCATCATGGAAGAGCGCCTCCTAGACGCAGTGGTGCCCTTCCTCCCGCTCCAGCGGCACCACGTCCGGCACTGCGTGCTCAACGAGCTGGCCCAGCTGAGCCTGGAGCCAAGGGACGAGGTTGTCCAGGCTGTGCTGGACAGCACCACCTTCTTCCCTGAGGACGAGCAGCTCTTCTCCTCCAACGGCTGCAAGACCGTGGCCTCCCGAATCGCCTTCTTCCTCTGA
- the TOR2A gene encoding prosalusin isoform X4 encodes MGVASAERCTPGVAVPGRGSWLPHTELGPHPDGGCDALLLALGLAPRAARAGLGRGRRLGPGFPALQLGRLLRMRLPARLAGYHLWSTYVCQIICTVVLLEISPNLWLRKDLKSWVQGNLTACGRSLFLFDEMDKMPPGLMEVLRPFLGSSWVVYGTNYRKAIFIFISNTGGEQINQVALEAWRSRRDREEILLQELEPVISRAVLDNPHHGFSNSGIMEERLLDAVVPFLPLQRHHVRHCVLNELAQLSLEPRDEVVQAVLDSTTFFPEDEQLFSSNGCKTVASRIAFFL; translated from the exons ATGGGCGTGGCTTCTGCGGAGCGGTGCACGCCGGGAGTTGCAGTTCCCGGGCGAGGCAGTTGGCTGCCCCACACCGAGCTCGGGCCTCACCCGGATGGCGGCTGCGACGCACTGCTGTTGGCCCTGGGGCTCGCTCCTCGGGCTGCTCGGGCTGGTCTCGGCCGCGGCCGCCGCCTGGGACCTGGCTTCCCTGCGCTGCAACTTGGGCGCCTTTTGCGAATGCGACTTCCGGCCCGACTTGCCGG ATAtcatttatggagcacctatGTTTGTCAGATAATCTGCACTGTTGTCTTGCTGGAAATCAGCCCCAATCTGTGGCTCAGA AAGGATCTTAAGAGCTGGGTCCAAGGGAACCTCACTGCCTGTGGCCGCTCCCTCTTCCTCTTCGATGAGATGGACAAGATGCCCCCAGGCCTGATGGAAGTCCTGCGGCCTTTCCTGGGCTCCTCCTGGGTTGTATACGGGACCAATTACCGCAAAgccatcttcatcttcatcag CAACACGGGTGGCGAGCAGATCAACCAGGTGGCATTGGAGGCATGGCGCAGCCGGCGGGACCGCGAGGAGATCCTTCTGCAGGAGCTGGAGCCGGTCATCTCCCGCGCGGTGCTGGACAACCCGCACC ATGGCTTCTCAAACTCAGGCATCATGGAAGAGCGCCTCCTAGACGCAGTGGTGCCCTTCCTCCCGCTCCAGCGGCACCACGTCCGGCACTGCGTGCTCAACGAGCTGGCCCAGCTGAGCCTGGAGCCAAGGGACGAGGTTGTCCAGGCTGTGCTGGACAGCACCACCTTCTTCCCTGAGGACGAGCAGCTCTTCTCCTCCAACGGCTGCAAGACCGTGGCCTCCCGAATCGCCTTCTTCCTCTGA
- the TOR2A gene encoding prosalusin isoform X2, translating into METRSAVPDWTVRGFPWRPPSGPAAERRAGLGGGERCVGSCRRWAWLLRSGARRELQFPGEAVGCPTPSSGLTRMAAATHCCWPWGSLLGLLGLVSAAAAAWDLASLRCNLGAFCECDFRPDLPGLECDLAQHLAGQHLAKALVVKALKAFVRDPAPTKPLVLSLHGWTGTGKSYVSSLLAHYLFQGGLRSPRVHHFSPVLHFPHPSHIERYKKDLKSWVQGNLTACGRSLFLFDEMDKMPPGLMEVLRPFLGSSWVVYGTNYRKAIFIFISNTGGEQINQVALEAWRSRRDREEILLQELEPVISRAVLDNPHHGFSNSGIMEERLLDAVVPFLPLQRHHVRHCVLNELAQLSLEPRDEVVQAVLDSTTFFPEDEQLFSSNGCKTVASRIAFFL; encoded by the exons ATGGAAACGCGGTCCGCCGTCCCCGATTGGACGGTTCGCGGGTTCCCCTGGAGGCCACCTTCTGGTCCTGCTGCGGAACGACGGGCGGGCCTTGGAGGCGGGGAGAGGTGTGTCGGGAGTTGTAGGCGATGGGCGTGGCTTCTGCGGAGCGGTGCACGCCGGGAGTTGCAGTTCCCGGGCGAGGCAGTTGGCTGCCCCACACCGAGCTCGGGCCTCACCCGGATGGCGGCTGCGACGCACTGCTGTTGGCCCTGGGGCTCGCTCCTCGGGCTGCTCGGGCTGGTCTCGGCCGCGGCCGCCGCCTGGGACCTGGCTTCCCTGCGCTGCAACTTGGGCGCCTTTTGCGAATGCGACTTCCGGCCCGACTTGCCGG GTCTGGAGTGTGACCTGGCTCAGCACCTGGCCGGCCAGCATCTGGCCAAGGCGCTGGTGGTGAAGGCACTGAAGGCCTTTGTGCGGGACCCAGCCCCCACCAAGCCGCTGGTCCTCTCCCTGCACGGCTGGACCGGCACCGGCAAATCCTATGTCAGCTCCCTGCTGGCGCACTACCTCTTCCAGGGCGGCCTCCGCAGCCCCCGCGTGCACCACTTTTCTCCCGTCctccacttcccccaccccagccacatCGAGCGCTACAAG AAGGATCTTAAGAGCTGGGTCCAAGGGAACCTCACTGCCTGTGGCCGCTCCCTCTTCCTCTTCGATGAGATGGACAAGATGCCCCCAGGCCTGATGGAAGTCCTGCGGCCTTTCCTGGGCTCCTCCTGGGTTGTATACGGGACCAATTACCGCAAAgccatcttcatcttcatcag CAACACGGGTGGCGAGCAGATCAACCAGGTGGCATTGGAGGCATGGCGCAGCCGGCGGGACCGCGAGGAGATCCTTCTGCAGGAGCTGGAGCCGGTCATCTCCCGCGCGGTGCTGGACAACCCGCACC ATGGCTTCTCAAACTCAGGCATCATGGAAGAGCGCCTCCTAGACGCAGTGGTGCCCTTCCTCCCGCTCCAGCGGCACCACGTCCGGCACTGCGTGCTCAACGAGCTGGCCCAGCTGAGCCTGGAGCCAAGGGACGAGGTTGTCCAGGCTGTGCTGGACAGCACCACCTTCTTCCCTGAGGACGAGCAGCTCTTCTCCTCCAACGGCTGCAAGACCGTGGCCTCCCGAATCGCCTTCTTCCTCTGA
- the TOR2A gene encoding prosalusin isoform X6, which yields MEHLCLSDNLHCCLAGNQPQSVAQSNHREILALTTTVVDCKKDLKSWVQGNLTACGRSLFLFDEMDKMPPGLMEVLRPFLGSSWVVYGTNYRKAIFIFISNTGGEQINQVALEAWRSRRDREEILLQELEPVISRAVLDNPHHGFSNSGIMEERLLDAVVPFLPLQRHHVRHCVLNELAQLSLEPRDEVVQAVLDSTTFFPEDEQLFSSNGCKTVASRIAFFL from the exons atggagcacctatGTTTGTCAGATAATCTGCACTGTTGTCTTGCTGGAAATCAGCCCCAATCTGTGGCTCAGAGTAATCATCGGGAAATACTGGCTCTTACTACTACTGTTGTTGATTGCAAG AAGGATCTTAAGAGCTGGGTCCAAGGGAACCTCACTGCCTGTGGCCGCTCCCTCTTCCTCTTCGATGAGATGGACAAGATGCCCCCAGGCCTGATGGAAGTCCTGCGGCCTTTCCTGGGCTCCTCCTGGGTTGTATACGGGACCAATTACCGCAAAgccatcttcatcttcatcag CAACACGGGTGGCGAGCAGATCAACCAGGTGGCATTGGAGGCATGGCGCAGCCGGCGGGACCGCGAGGAGATCCTTCTGCAGGAGCTGGAGCCGGTCATCTCCCGCGCGGTGCTGGACAACCCGCACC ATGGCTTCTCAAACTCAGGCATCATGGAAGAGCGCCTCCTAGACGCAGTGGTGCCCTTCCTCCCGCTCCAGCGGCACCACGTCCGGCACTGCGTGCTCAACGAGCTGGCCCAGCTGAGCCTGGAGCCAAGGGACGAGGTTGTCCAGGCTGTGCTGGACAGCACCACCTTCTTCCCTGAGGACGAGCAGCTCTTCTCCTCCAACGGCTGCAAGACCGTGGCCTCCCGAATCGCCTTCTTCCTCTGA
- the TOR2A gene encoding prosalusin isoform X1, with amino-acid sequence METRSAVPDWTVRGFPWRPPSGPAAERRAGLGGGERCVGSCRRWAWLLRSGARRELQFPGEAVGCPTPSSGLTRMAAATHCCWPWGSLLGLLGLVSAAAAAWDLASLRCNLGAFCECDFRPDLPGLECDLAQHLAGQHLAKALVVKALKAFVRDPAPTKPLVLSLHGWTGTGKSYVSSLLAHYLFQGGLRSPRVHHFSPVLHFPHPSHIERYKISFMEHLCLSDNLHCCLAGNQPQSVAQSNHREILALTTTVVDCKKDLKSWVQGNLTACGRSLFLFDEMDKMPPGLMEVLRPFLGSSWVVYGTNYRKAIFIFISNTGGEQINQVALEAWRSRRDREEILLQELEPVISRAVLDNPHHGFSNSGIMEERLLDAVVPFLPLQRHHVRHCVLNELAQLSLEPRDEVVQAVLDSTTFFPEDEQLFSSNGCKTVASRIAFFL; translated from the exons ATGGAAACGCGGTCCGCCGTCCCCGATTGGACGGTTCGCGGGTTCCCCTGGAGGCCACCTTCTGGTCCTGCTGCGGAACGACGGGCGGGCCTTGGAGGCGGGGAGAGGTGTGTCGGGAGTTGTAGGCGATGGGCGTGGCTTCTGCGGAGCGGTGCACGCCGGGAGTTGCAGTTCCCGGGCGAGGCAGTTGGCTGCCCCACACCGAGCTCGGGCCTCACCCGGATGGCGGCTGCGACGCACTGCTGTTGGCCCTGGGGCTCGCTCCTCGGGCTGCTCGGGCTGGTCTCGGCCGCGGCCGCCGCCTGGGACCTGGCTTCCCTGCGCTGCAACTTGGGCGCCTTTTGCGAATGCGACTTCCGGCCCGACTTGCCGG GTCTGGAGTGTGACCTGGCTCAGCACCTGGCCGGCCAGCATCTGGCCAAGGCGCTGGTGGTGAAGGCACTGAAGGCCTTTGTGCGGGACCCAGCCCCCACCAAGCCGCTGGTCCTCTCCCTGCACGGCTGGACCGGCACCGGCAAATCCTATGTCAGCTCCCTGCTGGCGCACTACCTCTTCCAGGGCGGCCTCCGCAGCCCCCGCGTGCACCACTTTTCTCCCGTCctccacttcccccaccccagccacatCGAGCGCTACAAG ATAtcatttatggagcacctatGTTTGTCAGATAATCTGCACTGTTGTCTTGCTGGAAATCAGCCCCAATCTGTGGCTCAGAGTAATCATCGGGAAATACTGGCTCTTACTACTACTGTTGTTGATTGCAAG AAGGATCTTAAGAGCTGGGTCCAAGGGAACCTCACTGCCTGTGGCCGCTCCCTCTTCCTCTTCGATGAGATGGACAAGATGCCCCCAGGCCTGATGGAAGTCCTGCGGCCTTTCCTGGGCTCCTCCTGGGTTGTATACGGGACCAATTACCGCAAAgccatcttcatcttcatcag CAACACGGGTGGCGAGCAGATCAACCAGGTGGCATTGGAGGCATGGCGCAGCCGGCGGGACCGCGAGGAGATCCTTCTGCAGGAGCTGGAGCCGGTCATCTCCCGCGCGGTGCTGGACAACCCGCACC ATGGCTTCTCAAACTCAGGCATCATGGAAGAGCGCCTCCTAGACGCAGTGGTGCCCTTCCTCCCGCTCCAGCGGCACCACGTCCGGCACTGCGTGCTCAACGAGCTGGCCCAGCTGAGCCTGGAGCCAAGGGACGAGGTTGTCCAGGCTGTGCTGGACAGCACCACCTTCTTCCCTGAGGACGAGCAGCTCTTCTCCTCCAACGGCTGCAAGACCGTGGCCTCCCGAATCGCCTTCTTCCTCTGA